A stretch of Lactuca sativa cultivar Salinas chromosome 6, Lsat_Salinas_v11, whole genome shotgun sequence DNA encodes these proteins:
- the LOC111898792 gene encoding uncharacterized protein At2g29880-like, with product MADRRQWTQEEEDALITILQDIVVISGRGDNGSFRPGTYDQVVLKLREKVVGINITTKHVQNKIKLLKDKFSVAYDLQNTSGFGWDDVRKCVVVDSPEILEEYLKKHPNKNYVANKPFPAYERLANVFGKD from the exons ATGGCAGATAGGCGTCAATGGACTCAAGAAGAAGAGGATGCGTTGATTACCATCCTTCAAGACATTGTTGTCATCAGTGGTAGAGGTGATAATGGAAGCTTTAGGCCTGGAACCTATGACCAAGTCGTTCTAAAGTTACGGGAAAAAGTCGTTGGTATTAATATAACAACAAAGCACGTGCaaaacaaaatcaaacttttaaagGATAAGTTTTCTGTTGCATATGATCTGCAAAATACAAGTGGATTTGGTTGGGATGATGTTCGCAAATGTGTAGTAGTTGATTCTCCTGAGATATTAGAGGAATATCTAAAG AAACATCCAAACAAAAACTATGTCGCGAATAAACCATTCCCTGCATACGAGCGACTAGCAAATGTTTTTGGTAAAGATTGA